From Candidatus Cloacimonadota bacterium, the proteins below share one genomic window:
- a CDS encoding phospho-N-acetylmuramoyl-pentapeptide-transferase — protein MLYHLLYPLSRYSIIFNVMRYISFRSIGAFITALLFTLFLGPGFIRLLKRKSAVETIDEDAPERHRSKAGTPTMGGLIIIFGLMVASLLWNDLSNPSILMMYLTTLWLGVFGFLDDYLKNFLKAAKGLVPKYKLWGQISVGLFLTLAIYFSGATEDVTALQIPFFKGLIIPLGWVFIPLMVLYITGISNSVNLTDGLDGLSSGIMIFSALGLGVMSYLKGNYNSAEYLQLGFIPTAGELTVFIAGLMGTLIGFLWFNSYPAEVFMGDTGSLTLGGILAVISILLKEQVFFVIIGFLFIAETFSVMIQQSWFKYTRKKYGEGRRVFLCAPLHHHYEKKGMHESKIVIRFWIIAILLLAVGLSTIKLR, from the coding sequence ATGCTTTACCATCTCTTATATCCACTGTCACGTTATAGTATCATATTTAACGTGATGCGCTACATAAGTTTCCGCTCCATCGGCGCTTTCATCACCGCCCTGCTTTTCACCCTTTTCTTGGGACCCGGTTTCATCAGGCTTTTAAAGCGCAAATCCGCGGTGGAAACCATCGATGAAGACGCTCCCGAACGGCATCGCAGCAAGGCTGGAACCCCCACCATGGGCGGTTTAATCATCATTTTTGGTTTGATGGTTGCCTCACTGCTTTGGAACGACCTCAGCAATCCTTCTATCCTGATGATGTATCTCACCACCCTGTGGCTCGGGGTTTTTGGCTTTTTGGATGATTATTTGAAGAACTTCCTCAAGGCAGCAAAGGGTTTGGTGCCCAAATACAAGCTCTGGGGACAGATTAGCGTGGGCTTGTTTTTGACCCTCGCCATCTATTTCAGCGGAGCCACGGAAGACGTAACCGCCCTCCAGATACCGTTTTTCAAGGGTTTAATCATCCCCCTGGGCTGGGTTTTCATCCCCTTGATGGTGTTATATATCACGGGGATTTCGAATTCCGTGAACCTAACCGACGGTCTGGACGGACTTTCCTCCGGCATCATGATTTTTTCCGCCCTCGGTCTGGGAGTGATGAGCTATCTGAAAGGTAACTACAATTCCGCTGAATATCTACAACTTGGCTTCATTCCAACGGCGGGGGAACTCACAGTTTTCATCGCTGGCCTGATGGGAACTTTAATCGGTTTTTTGTGGTTCAATTCCTATCCGGCGGAAGTTTTCATGGGCGACACCGGCTCCCTCACTCTGGGTGGCATTCTGGCAGTGATTTCCATCCTTTTGAAGGAACAGGTCTTTTTCGTCATCATCGGCTTTCTTTTTATCGCCGAGACCTTTTCCGTGATGATTCAGCAAAGCTGGTTCAAATACACGCGCAAGAAATATGGCGAAGGTCGCAGAGTTTTTCTGTGTGCGCCCCTCCATCATCATTACGAGAAAAAGGGGATGCACGAATCAAAGAT